Genomic DNA from Shouchella patagoniensis:
AGTGACCAATGCTAGAAAAACGAGAGTATAGTAAAGTGTTCTGACCCAAAAGATGGCGAAGCAGAGAAACGTGGAGCACATGAAGAAAAGTTTTGGGGCTTGATCTCAAAGCAGAGTATTGTGAAATGTGCGGTCAGACACACTCGCATAAAGCATGATAGTGGTCATAAACAAAAAGGCATTCATGGCTTCTCCTTTATTAAGTCCTCGTTGTGCACGCCTCCACAGCGATTCATTTAAAATATAATCAAGTATAAAGATCGTTTTTTCAAGTTACTGCCTCCCATATATGTGATGAGCTGTTTCCCCTGTAAGATAAATTGATATTATTAGAAGCATTCATAGGTATTTTAAACTCAGCTTGCTCAGTATTCTCAAGTTCTACCGTCACATGATAGGTCGTTTGAATACGTGAGGATGATCCGATTTTCTTCTTTTGCCCTTCAGTCGAACGCCCTTTTGCGTTCACGTACTTGCTAACGATTTTACCCTGCTCTTTTTCTACTGGCTTTTTATTGTTGGCCAGCCATTGCCATATATTTGGGAGAAGTGAATAGAGGATAAAACCAATAATTAAAAGAGCAATCAATGGAACAACCCAAGCAAATATATTTTGAAAGAATGCTGCCGTTGCTAAAACAAAATGATTAAGAAAAGCCATTAGTAAATCCTCCCTTCTGACAAGATGATGTAGGGCTGACGTTGATTAGTCTTATTACGCCCTTATATTTTCCTTACCCATCTTCTGGTTTTGGGAAATTTTTTCCTATAAAGGGAGGATCTTATTAGCGATCTTGCTTTGATGATATCCCATAAAATAATATATTCATGATTTCCTCAGTCAGCGGAAGGATTTTAGCATTGACATCTTCTTTCTGCATATATTCCTTCATCATATGGAAATAAAACAAAATCGCTTCGTTAGACACTTGTGGATCTACATAACCATTTTCTCTGCCTTCATTAAAAAGCTCAATTAACATTGGAATTGCATGTCGCTGATAATAATCATCGATAAACGACGTATTATTTGCATATTCTTTCATAAAGTACAGGTAAAAATCTTCGTGTATGTTCTCACTGACAGCAGTTTTATTAAATATCAGCTGTCTAATTTTATCAGGAAAAGGCATGTCGCTTAAAAATACTTTCTCTGCCTTTTGAAAGGATTCGTTGAAAAAAAATATGATCACCTCGTGAACAAGGTTTTCCTTACTATCAAAATAATTATAAATCGTCACCTGAGAAACCTTGGCTTTGCGGGCGATTTCAGCGATAGAGACATTCTGAACACCTTTTGCCATAAATAAATTCAATGAGGTCTGAATAATTTTTCCTTTTTTCATTTCCTTGCGGCGCTGAAATCCATCCATGCTACTTTCACCTCCTTCTTACAGTTTAATCAAAGTTATGAAATTTAACAATTATTTCGGTTCAAAACCTATTGCAAAAAACGGTATTTATATATATTATGAAATATGAAAGAGTGTACATTTCAAATCTTCTTTCATAGGGGGCGGTATCATGAGTCTGTTAACAATTAATAACCTCACAAAAAAATTTGGTAAATTCACAGCGTTAGATGGCGTGAATTTCGAAGTAAATGAAGGTGAAATATTTGGCTTCATCGGTCCGAATGGGGCTGGAAAATCAACCACCATCCGCGTGTTACTAGGAATTTTAAAAGCGACAAAAGGTAACGTCACATTATTCGGTAAGGACGCATGGCAGGATGCTGTGGACATTCATAAACGTATTGCTTACGTCCCAGGGGATGTTAATTTGTGGCCAAACCTGACTGGTGGCGAGGTTATTGACCTGTTTGTAAAATTAAGAGGCACCAATCACGAGAGTAAGCGGGAAGCTTTAATTGAGAAATTCAATCTCGATCCAACGAAAAAATGCCGCACCTATTCCAAAGGAAACCGACAAAAAGTCGCACTGATCGCCGCTTTCTCTTCGGAAGCGGATCTTTATATATTAGACGAACCAACCTCAGGCTTAGATCCTTTAATGGAGCAGGTTTTTCAAGAATGTGTATTGGAGGTCAAACAACAGGGTAAGAGTGTCCTTCTTTCCAGCCACATTTTATCCGAGGTTGAAAAGCTCTGTGATAGAGTTGGAATTATTCGCCAAGGAAAAATCATAGAAACAGGTTCTTTAAAAGAGCTTCGTCATTTAACGCGGACACACGTCCTTCTAGAAACAAAAGAGTTAGTCACCGATCTATCAGAGCTAAAAGGCGTCCATGACATTCTTGAAAAAGGCACGGAGCTTTCCTTCCAGGTCGATACTGATGAAATGGACCGAGTGATCCGGCACACTAGCCAATTTGGCATTCAAAAACTCGAATGTGCCCCTCTTGCGTTAGAGGACTTATTTCTGCGTCATTATGAGGACACAGAAAAGACTTCTTCTACAGAGGCGGGAGGTGACCTGTAATGGCCGATCAAACGCTTGCCAAAACTGGTCAGCTTTCGCGATTTATTATTCGACTGGATCGGGTTCGGGTGTTATTATGGCTCGTTGGATTGACTTTTTTCACCTTAATTGTCCCACCTGCATTTGAAGGGCTTTATAGCTCGCAACAGGAAAGAGACGTGATGGCCGAAACAATGGCCAATCCTGCGATGACCGCGATGGTTGGCACAGGCGATTTAGAGAATTACACTATTGGAGCGATGACAGCTCATCAAATGCTCCTCCTTACTGCCGTCGTAGCGGGGTTAATGAGCATCTTGCTTGTGACTCGCCATACGAGAGGGGACGAGGAAGATGGACGTATTGAATTGCTCAGATCCTTACCAGTGGGCAGGCTCTCTTATCTCAATGCTACGCTAGTCGTCTTGGCAGGTACGAGTATTGCGCTAGCGCTAATTAACGGGGCAGGGCTGTATGCTCTTGGCATTGACACTATGGACTTACAAGGTTCCCTTCTCTACGGTGCTGCTTTAGGTGGTACGAGTTTATTTTTCGCAGGTGTCACTGCTATTTTTGCTCAGCTGGCAGAAAGCGCTAGAGGTACGTTAGGTCTTTCCGTAGCTGCCTTACTTTTTTTCTATTTAGTACGAGCTATTGGAGATGTCAGCCATGAAGCCCTCTCCTGGGCATCACCATTAGGATGGGTGTCCAAAGCAGACGTCTATTCCGCCAATAATTGGGGGCCGATTGTACTTCTTGTCATTGCTTCGATCTTATTATTCCTCATCGCAAATTATTTAAATGCGATTCGTGATCTGGAAAGTGGCTTTCTTCCCTCAAAGCCAGGGAAAAAATATGCGTCACGCTTTTTGCAAAGCCCGCTTGGTCTCACATTAAGATTGCAAAGGACGGGGATCATCGCCTGGGCTGCAGGGCTGTTTATCCTCGGCGCTTCATACGGATCTGTCTTAGGTGACTTAGAATCCTTTTTTACGGGGAACGATTTAATGGAGCAAATGCTTGTACAAGGGGAAGGGCTCACGCTAACAGAATCGTTTCTGCCTATGTTAATGATCGTTATTTCTCTCATTGCGACCATTCCCTCGTTGATGGCAGTCAATAAATTACGTGGCGAGGAAAAAAAAGAACGGCTCGATCAATTATTAGGCAGAGCCGTTTCCAGAACACAACTTATTGGGGGATTTATAGCGGTCTCCATCGTTAATGGGTTTATCATGCTCTCTCTTGCCGCTCTTGGTTTTTGGTCTGCAGCGGCTGCCGTCATGGATGAGCCACTTAGTTTCGGAGTCGCTTATGGTGCTCTGCTGTCTTATTACCCTGCGATGTTAGTGATGATTGGACTATCCGTCGCATTCATTGGAGTGTTACCAAAGTTAACGTCACTCGTATGGGCTTATGTCTTCTACTCATTTATTGTTCTTTATCTGGGCGGCATCTTCCAATTTGATGAGTGGATCGGGCAATTATCCCCATTCGGTCATGTTCCGCAATTCCCTGTAGAGGACCTCACAGTTCTACCATTAGCGCTATTAACCATAACTGCTGCTGTACTTATGACCATTGGTGTGGCAGGGTTTAATAAACGAGACATTCAGTAAGAAAAGCGGCGTAGCCGTCTTTTATTAAAAATAGCGTCAGCTTTCGCCGCTTCTTTATACAGACTCTGAATAAACTATATTAATATATATAAAAGCAGAAGGAGAGAGAGGGTAGCTCAAAGTCTTTGTCAGTGCCTTTGGAGTGACTGCTAATATTTCTTATCTCCGGTTCTTGTACTCTTACCACGGGTCCCACGGTAAGAGTATGTCTTATTTTAGACCAAGTCTGACCATTCCTAATGTCACTTTACTTGCCTTTCTTTGAAGTAAATAGAGAACCCAAAAAATATCGATAGAAGAAGTGATAATGTGTAGAGTCTTAAAACAACTGGTCATTACAGCTGCCACCCGATTAAAATCCCATAGAGAAAAGACTCTTTCAGATCATTAATTTCTATATTGAGAAATCAAATTTCAACCCTATAATTAGTACTAGCATACATTTAGCAACAACTAAAGCAAACAAAAACGCCACTAACAAGGAACAAAATTCTTCATCAACCCCTGTGTGCGGATATCGACAATCATCACCCTATAAAAATTATTCCCCTACATCTCTCATAAATTTAAATACACACTATCAAGATCATCTTGCGTCATACCTATATAGGCTAACGTAACGCTTGGTGCTGAATGATTGAACAATTTTTGAAGAATTGAGAGGTCCACTCCCGATTGATACGCATGATAACCAAATGTTTTTCGTAATGTATGAGTCCCAATTCTTTAATCACTAATGCGTAGTCCGGAATTAATTCCTACATTTCTAAACGAAATAATTTTTTATTTTTGTATTTATTTTTAACTTACGTGATATAATGCTCTATACTTAGGGAATTTAATTACCGAATGTGAACGCAGAAAAATGAAAAGAGGTAGTCTGTTGTCTTCTTTGATTAATAAAAAAATCCTTAAAATAATAGTTATTACTATAGCTTTAGTGATTGCAGCCTATTTAATTTTGCCTGTTTCTTATCCGCTATTAGTAGCTTTTCTTGTCGCATTATTATTAGCGCCTATAGTGAGATGGTTTAAAAAAACTCTAAATATAAAAAGAGAATTAGCAGTCACTATTGTATTTATAATGTTTATATTATTAATAATTTTAATTTCTTATTTAATAGTTACTCAATTGATATATCAAGGTGTTCAATTCATTGAAAATTCACCGATTTATATTATGGATATAACTGAAGGATGGGACTCTTTCATACAAAATATCGAATCGGCATTCTCTGATTTACCTGACGCTATAATTTCAACGATAAATGAACAAATTATTGTCTTTTTAAATGAATTGAGATCTAATGCTAATCAGGTTGATATTATCTCGACAATAACAGCGGGGGTAGCTAAGATACCTGGTTACTTCGTTTCTTTTATTGTATTTATTATTGCTTTATTCTTGTTTATGATTGAAATGCCTAAACTTCGGCATTCGTTTTATAATAAATTTACAGAAGAGACAAGCAATCGATTGCAAATTATGATCAAACGATTTTCAAATGCAATTTTTGGTTTTCTGAAAGCACAATTTATTGTTAGTGTTCCAATATTTTTAATATCATTAATTGGATTATTTATTATCACACCAGATGTTGCTCTGACTATGGCTCTCGTCATATGGATAATAGACTTTATACCGTTCATTGGCTCAATCGTTATTTTATCTCCTTGGGCTATTTATCTTATGCTGGTTGGGGACACAGATACAGGAATAAAGCTTTTGATTCTTGCGGGTGTTCTTCTTATTATAAGAAGAACAGTAGAACCCAAAGTCATGGGAAAACAAATCGGTTTATCGCCACTATTAACTTTAATTTCTATGTATCTAGGAGCTCAATTCTTTGGTCTAATAGGATTAATAATAGGTCCTTTATCAATCATTGCATTCACTTCTGCAAAAGAAGCTGGAGTAATAAATGGGAAGAAAATATAAACTGAAGTTAAAGATATTAACGAAAGAGTGCCTTTAAATTGTTTAAAAGATAGTGATCAATTATGTGGTATGATAAAATATTCGTTAATTGGAGCTTGGAATCATTCCAATTTCTTTTCGTAATCATTTTTAATTTAAACTAAAACAGATGTAAGATTGAAAAGTTTTATATAGCTGAAAGAGGTTAATATAATCATATCTACCATTAAATAAAATACTTCCCTCCCAGAGGTAAACGGAAGTTTTCTTAATACGCATCATTTTCAACAAGTTATTGTTTATCTCGCTCCTAAGCTTATTGGTGGAAAAGATAGCCCCAGCTTTGGACAAGGGGTAGAAAAGATAAGTAAAGCAGTACCATTGAAAATAGAAAGTGTGCAAAAGGTAGGAGACGATATAAAAGTAATAACTATACCTGATATACAATTACCTTGTAACTCTTGTCAAACATGTAAAAATAAGGTTAGTAATTATTAGAGTTTTAGCATAAGTGAATTATAGAGAAAGCGAGAGCACCGCTAAAACAAGGCAAAATCCAAATGGATTTTGCCTTGTTTCATTTAAGTTAATGTATAAGAAATAACGAAGTGGAGTACTGCTGTGGTGTTACTCTCGTTGCTGTAAATATGAGTACGGTCACCTTTAAAACGAATCGAATCATATTCATTTAAGTGATAGACAACCCCATCGACTTCAATTGATAGCGTGCCGGACATAACGGTAACCGACTCAGTTACTCCAGGACGATGGGCCTCAGCGGTATACGTCGAATTGGCTTGTAAATAACCGCGGTAGCATTCAGCTAATCGATGAAATTGAAACAAAGGTTCCGCAATAAATACACTGTCTGCACTTGCCATCTTAACTGATTCAGTTGTACGAGCAATGTCTACCTCGGCATCTACGGAAAGTAGCTCAGTAATTGGTAAACCTAGTCCATTGGATAGTTTCCAAATAACGGATAATGTGGGGTTTGCCTCTCCCTTTTCAATTTTAATTAATGTAAGTTTGCTAATGCCGACTTGTTTTGCGAGTGCGTCCATGCTTAATCCTTTGCTTGTTCGTAACTCACGCAAATTGGCGCCTATACGCTTTCCAGCTTCGCTTTCTTCCCAATTAATTTCGTTTTTCATAACATACTCCTTTTTTATATGTTATATTATAATATACCTAAAGGTTAATTATAATATAATGGTAAGGGGGATTATAATGAACACACACTTTTCTGCTATAAAATTGGCGATTATTTCTGCAGCCCCAATTGCTTTTGCAATTGCTACGTACGGTTTGTCATATGGTGTCTTGTCGCTTCAAGCGGGTTTCTCGCTTCTTGAAACAGTAGGCATGTCTATATTTGTTTTCTCTGGTTCTGTACAGCTTGCCGCCGTCGGAATGGTACAAAGTGGTGCCAGCTTAACAGCAATTATTATTGCTTCGATGTTATTGAATGTGCGTAATCTTCTATATGGTGCAGCTCTTTCAAGCACATTAATGTCTGCTGGTAAAGCGCGGTGGATTCTTGCTTTTGGCGTATCTGATGAACCGTTTGTTCTTGCTAGTACGCGCGCTAAATCGCATGGACCAGATCCTCTTTATTTCGCTAGTGTGTTTATTCTTTTTTATGTATCGTGGATCCTCGCTTCATTTATTGGCGCGCTTTTCGGTGACCGGATTAATCCTTTAGAGTGGGGACTGGATTTGGCTTTTCCCGTCACTTTCACAGCTTTGTTAATTCCTAGTTTAAAAGGAAAGCCGGCATGGGCAACTGTTATCTTTGCATGTGCAATTGTAAGTTGGTTTGATTATGCCATGCCAGGCAATGAGTTGTCGATTATAGTTGCTGGAATCGTAGCACCGCTCGTTGGGGTGTACGTGCAAAATAGGAGGAATAAAAATTGAATTGGGTATTGATAGCAGCTCTAGCAATTGGAACATATGCCTCTCGTGTGATCGGTGTCGAGGTAATGGCTAACAAAGAAATGGGCAATACAGCAAAAGTATATTTTTCGTTTGTACCTCTAGGCATTATTACAGCATTAGTAGTAAAGCAAGTTACCGTTCAAGTAGATAGTGGACTCACTATTTCATGGCCAATGGTGTTCGCTTGTTTAGTAACGGGAGTGGCAATAAAACTAAATAAGTCATTTCTCTTCGCTGTTATTAGCGGATTTGCAGCGGGTATGATTATTCGCTTGCTGAGTGGTTGATAAAGAAGCTAAAGGACTAAAAAAGAGATAATTGTTTATATTTTGATCAATTTGACGGGTAAGTTCAAATTATGCTAATGTGAAAACGTTATCATATAAGTGATTTCTTTGACAATGAAAGGTTTTTGACAAAAGAAAACAATTCATTTTAGGAGGGTGTTATGCGGCGAATCGTTCCTTTAAGTATTGCTACTTGCTTGTTCGTTACGGCTAGTTGTAGTGAAAATGATGATCAAACAACAAATGGTCCAGCAGGAGACATTACCGTTTGGGCTTGGAATTTAGAAGCGGATTATTTAATTGATATTGTGCCTGCATTTGAAGATTTATACCCTGATATTTCTGTTCATGTAATGAAGTTAAGTGGAGACCAAGTGTACCAACGATTAACGACGGGTTTGGCAGCTGGTGTAGAAAGTCAATTACCAGACCTAGTTCAAGTAGAGAACCAGCGGATTGATTTATATATGGATAATTTCCAAGAAAGTTTTGTTAATCTATCGGAAATGGGTTTTGATGAACACCGTGATAAATTTGTTGAAGGGAAAATTGCCCCTTTGATTAATGACGATGATGGAATCATGGCTTTTCCAAGAGATACGGGACCGATGGCAGTCTTTTATCGTGCAGATTTGTTTGAAGAAGCAGGTATCAACCCTGAAGATATTGTGACATGGGATGATTATATTCAAGCCGGAGAACAAATGCGCGAGGAAACAGGAACACTAATGACAGGTATCCAGCTCAATGGAGATACACAATTTTACCGAGCGATGCTCCAGCAACATGAATTATTTTATTTTGATTTAGACGGAGAAGTGACTGCTAGTACAGAAGCAGCACATCGTTCAATGGAAAAGTTGAAAAAAATGAACGATGCAGGTATTTTGCTTCATGCAGCAACTGGAGAAGAGGTTAATGCAGCTATTAAAAATGATGCTGTTGCGTCTGTGATCAGCGGTTCATGGCAAAAAGGGATTATCGAAGACCAAATGCCTGAACAAGAAGGATTATGGCGTGTAATGAAACTTCCGACTTTCGAAGAAGGTGGTTTAACTGCTGCAAATGACGGTGGCTCAAATTTAGCCATTACATCTGTTTCTAGCAACCAAGAAGCAGCTTATTTATTTGGTGAGTTTGCTTCAGTGAATGTTGACAATCAAGTTCATGGTGCGCTAGCGTATGGTGCATATCCTGCTCTAATTGAAGCAATTGACCGTCCAGAATTTGAAGAAGGTGTAGAGTTTTTCGGTGGTCAAGAGATTTTTGGAATATTCGGCGAAGAAGCAATCGACTTACCTATTGTCAACTTTACTGATGATTATTTGCGGGCACAAAATAACTTTAATGATGCTATTGGTCGAGTCATTTTGCAAGATGTGCCTGTTAACGATGCACTAGAAACAGCTGCCAATCGTCTTGAGGCAGCGACAGGGCGGGGGTCGAGTAATGAGTAATCCAGCGTTACAAGAGAAAACGAAACCGTTTAAAAAAGGGAGAAAAGGTCCAAAGAGTCAGGTTGGAATGGCTCCTTATGTATTCATTGCTCCCGCAATTATTTTATTCCTGTTGTTTACCGGGTATCCGATTGTGTATTCACTTGTTTTAAGTTTTACAACAAACGAAGCCGGAGTAAATGTTTTCGCTGCTTTTGAGAATTACCTTCGCTTATTTCAAGATAGTTTGTTTTATGAAGCGCTGTTTAATACGTTCATTATCCTGATTGTTCAAGTACCAATTATGACAATGATGGCGGTTATTCTCGCGAATGTGTTACATAGTGGGATTCACCGTTTCAAAGGGGTGCTTCGAGTTGCTTTTTTCACTCCCACAGTTACCTCACTTGTCGCAGCTGCGATCATTTTTTTATTAATTTTAAATCAGGATTTCGGAATTATGAACTATATGCTAACAAGTTTTGGAATTGAACGAATCCCCTGGCTAAATGATCCATTTTGGGCAAAAGTATCTTTAATCATGGTGACGATTTGGCGTTGGACTGGTTACAATATGATCATTATATTGGCTGGTTTGCAAGTAATCCCTAAAGACTTATACGAAGCTGCTAGCATTGATGGTGCTGGTCCACTTAAAAAATTCTTCTCCATTACGTTGCCTCAATTAAAACCGGTACTTTTGTTTGCCGTTGTCATGTCAACGATTGGCACATTCCAATTGTTTGATGAAGCTTTTAATCTGACTGGCGGGGGTCCAATAAATGCAACAACGACTGTTACGCTGTATTTGTATGAAAACGGATTTGAATATTTTGATTTTGGATACGCATCAGCTATAGCGTATGTGGTAGTAGTCATTATTGCCATACTGTCTTTTATCCAGTTCAAAGTGGCAGGTGATCGAGAATGAAGCTAGTTGGAAAACTTTTAAAGTATATTGTTATTGCAATTGGTCTTTTTATTACCCTTGGTCCCTTTTATTGGATGGTTGTAGGAGCAACGAACTCATCAGGTTCCTTATTGTCTGTCCCACCTAATTTAATTCCTGGTAATCAGTTGCTTGTGAATTTTCGTAATCTCGTTGATAATATTGATATTTTCCAAGCACTTTGGAACTCGACAATCATTACAGTTACGTTTACTCTTGTCGCTGGTTTAATTAGCGCAGCAGCGGGCTATGCGTTTGCAAAATATAAATTTAAAGGTAGAGATCCTCTGTTTGCGATGTTGTTAGTATCAATGATGATTCCTTATCAAGCATTAATTATTCCCCAATTTGAATTATTTGCTAACTTTGGTATTTTGAATTCGTATAGTGCGATCATTCTGCCTCAGCTTGCGTACCCATTTGCTATTTTTTTAATGAGGCAAAGTATGAAATCGATACCTAATTCAATCATGGAGTCAGCACGAATTGACGGTTGTGGAGAATATCGGATGTTTTTCCAAATCTCTCTTCCAATGATGCTCCCAGCGATCGGTGCCGTGTCGATTTTTTTATTTACACATCAATGGAATAACTTTTTATGGCCGCTCGTAGCAATTGTGACCGAAGATATGTATACATTGCCAATCGTTCTTTCCATTCTTGGTGGACAAGACAATCTTGATTACGGTCAGCTAATGCTCGCTGCAACAATTTCTGTATTGCCGATTTTTATTATGTTTTTGTTTTTACAACGCTATTTTATTGCTGGAATTGCTAGTGGGGCAGTAAAAGAATAATGAGTGCACTACTTTTTTCATTTCCTATGGAAAGCAATTGGTGGTGTTTCGTGCCGCTTTTGCTTTAAAGTAGTATGAAGAACAGCCTTGGTTTTAATTAAACCAAGGCTGTTGAAAAAGAGGAGTGGGACAAGTGGCAGCAAAGATTAAGAAACCGGTTCTACCAGTTGAGTTACAACTAACGACACTTACAGATTATATGGCTGAAGAGGAACCGTTTATCCTAAATGCACAAATAAAGAGTGAAGAACAAGCCGGATTACAGGTGGATAAGCTTATTGTCTCAAAGTCTCGTTTTGAGCACGTTATCCTTGTAAACGCAATGCTTGAGCGTGCTGATTTAACAGATGTCGTGTTTGAAAACTGCGATTTATCAAATGTTTCTTTTAATGAGGCGGTTATTCACCGTGTTTCTTTTAAAGGATGCAAGTTAACTGGAGCCGACTTCTCAAAGGCTCATTTAGGGAATGTCACGTTTGAAAATTGTTTAGTAAATTTAAGTGATTTTGTTGAGGCGCGTTTAAAAACAGTTGCTTTTAGAAAATCTTCGCTTGTTAGCGCAAATTTTTCAGATTGTCTCCTGAAGTCAATTGAATTAATTGAATGTGAAATTGACGATATTCAGTTTGCACAAACGGAGCTGAAAGGTCTTGATATTAGTACGTGCACATACAACCGTCTCCATACAGCGCTAACACAAATCGATGGCTTAATTGTTTCAAAGGAACAAGCTATTGGCTTTGCTAAATTGTTAGGGGTGCAAATTAAAGAGTAATCTTTAATTAGGGAATAAATAAAGTTGAATGGTTTTGGCGACTCGTTGTGAAAAAAGAAAAGGAACGGCGCCAACTGTTCCCGTACGTCCGTTAT
This window encodes:
- a CDS encoding pentapeptide repeat-containing protein, yielding MAAKIKKPVLPVELQLTTLTDYMAEEEPFILNAQIKSEEQAGLQVDKLIVSKSRFEHVILVNAMLERADLTDVVFENCDLSNVSFNEAVIHRVSFKGCKLTGADFSKAHLGNVTFENCLVNLSDFVEARLKTVAFRKSSLVSANFSDCLLKSIELIECEIDDIQFAQTELKGLDISTCTYNRLHTALTQIDGLIVSKEQAIGFAKLLGVQIKE